A single window of Archangium gephyra DNA harbors:
- a CDS encoding P-loop NTPase: MGGGKGGIGKSLVSANLGVALASRGQRVLLVDADLGGANLHTCLGVAQPTATLSDFMLRPKARLEDVIVPTGVANLSLIAGALDVLDAANIKYAQKQRLLRSLQTQSVDYLIIDLGAGSSFNTLDFFIIADHGVLVLLPEPTSVENAYRFIKAAFYRRLQQVESQYGIERLVERALSTREGAARTPHQIIQHVRQQNAALAERLEKELAAFRVKLVLNQARSDGDLNVGAAVVSAWKKFFGLEMDDLGAIRYDDEAWRAVRKRRPIVLEKPESPAAVGIQRIADRLLALDGVTE; encoded by the coding sequence GTGGGAGGCGGCAAGGGCGGTATCGGCAAGTCGCTCGTCTCCGCCAACCTCGGTGTCGCGCTGGCCTCGCGAGGCCAACGCGTCCTGCTGGTGGACGCGGACCTGGGCGGCGCCAACCTGCACACCTGTCTGGGTGTCGCCCAACCCACGGCCACGTTGTCGGACTTCATGCTGCGCCCCAAGGCCCGGCTGGAGGACGTCATCGTGCCCACCGGCGTGGCCAACCTGTCGCTGATCGCCGGCGCGTTGGACGTGCTGGACGCCGCCAACATCAAGTACGCCCAGAAGCAGCGGTTGCTGCGCAGCCTGCAGACCCAGTCGGTGGACTACCTCATCATCGACCTGGGCGCCGGCTCCAGCTTCAACACGCTCGACTTCTTCATCATCGCCGACCACGGCGTGCTGGTGCTGCTGCCCGAGCCCACCTCGGTGGAGAACGCCTACCGCTTCATCAAGGCCGCCTTCTACCGGAGGCTCCAGCAGGTGGAGTCGCAGTACGGCATCGAGCGTCTGGTGGAGCGGGCCCTGTCCACCCGCGAGGGTGCCGCGCGCACGCCCCATCAGATCATCCAGCACGTGCGGCAGCAGAACGCCGCGCTCGCCGAGCGGCTCGAGAAGGAGCTGGCCGCCTTCCGCGTGAAGCTGGTGCTCAACCAGGCGCGCTCCGACGGGGACCTGAACGTGGGCGCCGCGGTGGTCTCCGCGTGGAAGAAGTTCTTCGGCCTGGAGATGGATGACCTGGGCGCCATCCGCTACGACGACGAGGCGTGGCGCGCGGTGCGCAAGCGCCGGCCCATCGTCCTGGAGAAGCCCGAGTCTCCCGCCGCCGTGGGTATCCAGCGCATCGCCGACCGCCTGCTGGCGCTCGACGGGGTGACGGAGTGA
- a CDS encoding HNH endonuclease, producing MLNSAVLVLNRNYQPVHVTSVKRALSLLYLGVAKAIDTQYRLYEFEDWAALSASAPHDSVNTIDRRIRVPRVVVLSAYEYLPKGRVRFSRLNIYARDHDTCQYCARQLPRSELNLDHVVPRSQGGKTSWENVVCSCVPCNLRKGGRTPAQAGMKLLKVPMRPRWTPFFRGASRRITYREWLPFLNLADASYWNVELLDD from the coding sequence ATGTTGAACAGCGCCGTTCTCGTCCTGAACCGTAACTATCAACCGGTGCACGTCACCTCGGTGAAGCGCGCCCTCTCGTTGCTCTACCTGGGCGTGGCCAAGGCCATCGACACCCAGTACCGCCTCTATGAGTTCGAGGACTGGGCGGCCCTGAGTGCCAGCGCTCCGCACGACAGCGTCAACACCATCGACCGGCGCATCCGCGTGCCCCGGGTGGTGGTGCTCTCCGCCTACGAGTACCTGCCCAAGGGCCGGGTGCGCTTCTCCCGCCTCAACATCTACGCGCGCGACCACGACACCTGCCAGTACTGCGCCCGGCAGCTGCCGCGCTCGGAGCTGAACCTGGACCATGTCGTCCCGCGCTCGCAAGGCGGCAAGACGAGCTGGGAGAACGTGGTGTGCTCGTGCGTGCCCTGCAATCTGCGCAAGGGCGGGCGCACGCCGGCGCAGGCGGGCATGAAGCTGCTCAAGGTGCCCATGCGGCCCCGCTGGACGCCCTTCTTCCGTGGCGCCTCCCGCCGCATCACCTACCGCGAGTGGTTGCCCTTCCTGAACCTCGCCGACGCCTCGTACTGGAACGTCGAGCTGCTCGACGACTAG
- the selA gene encoding L-seryl-tRNA(Sec) selenium transferase has translation MGAPSTENGGKNALLRALPSIEQLLRRPSLEEKLAAIPRPRAVAALRLAVARVRERLLRGEARPFEDSDVDEALRALATPNLRPVLNATGVVLHTNLGRAPLAPEAVARVAEVARGYSNLEYDLDEGERGSRYAPVVELLTQLTGAEDALVVNNCAGAALLVLATLAAGHEAIVSRGELVEIGGGFRVPDVMKQSGARLVEVGTTNRTRRSDYESALTPDTGVLMKVHRSNFAVVGFTEEVEVKELSALGRARGVPVFVDLGSGALVPLTGEGLTGEPTVPATVAAGADVVAFSGDKLLGGPQAGIIVGRAELIARIKKHPLTRALRIDKMTVAALEATLELYRDGRPEAIPTYRMLTWPVEELRVRAERLLGLLVMKGIKARVAPISGQVGGGAMPLARLPSYACILTVGEPAAFLECLRGARVPVIGRISDGEVVMDVRCLAEEDLGPVADAVGTASQGRHAC, from the coding sequence GTGGGTGCACCCTCGACCGAGAACGGGGGGAAGAACGCTCTGCTGCGAGCGCTCCCCTCCATTGAGCAGCTCCTGCGCCGGCCCTCCCTGGAGGAGAAGCTGGCGGCGATTCCGCGTCCCCGGGCCGTGGCGGCGTTGCGGCTGGCGGTGGCGCGCGTGCGCGAGCGGCTGTTGCGCGGCGAGGCCCGTCCCTTCGAGGACTCGGACGTGGACGAGGCGCTGCGCGCGCTGGCCACGCCCAACCTCCGGCCCGTGCTCAACGCCACCGGTGTGGTGCTGCACACCAACCTGGGCCGGGCCCCGCTGGCCCCCGAGGCCGTGGCCCGCGTGGCCGAGGTGGCTCGCGGCTACTCCAACCTCGAGTACGACCTGGACGAGGGCGAGCGCGGCAGCCGCTATGCCCCCGTGGTGGAGCTGCTCACCCAGCTCACCGGCGCCGAGGACGCCCTGGTGGTGAACAACTGCGCGGGCGCGGCGCTGCTGGTGCTCGCCACGCTGGCGGCGGGCCACGAGGCCATCGTCTCCCGCGGGGAGTTGGTGGAGATTGGCGGCGGCTTCCGGGTGCCGGACGTGATGAAGCAGTCCGGGGCGCGTCTCGTGGAGGTGGGCACCACCAACCGCACGCGGCGCTCGGACTACGAGTCGGCCCTCACGCCCGACACCGGCGTGCTGATGAAGGTGCACCGCTCCAACTTCGCGGTGGTGGGCTTCACCGAGGAGGTGGAGGTGAAGGAGCTGTCCGCGCTCGGCCGCGCGCGCGGAGTGCCGGTGTTCGTGGACCTGGGCTCGGGGGCGCTGGTGCCACTCACCGGCGAGGGCCTCACCGGCGAGCCCACCGTGCCGGCCACCGTGGCCGCGGGGGCCGACGTGGTGGCCTTCTCCGGCGACAAGCTGCTGGGAGGACCGCAGGCGGGGATCATCGTGGGGCGCGCGGAGCTGATCGCCCGCATCAAGAAGCATCCGCTGACCCGGGCGTTGCGTATCGACAAGATGACGGTGGCGGCCCTGGAGGCCACGCTGGAGCTGTACCGGGATGGCCGGCCGGAGGCCATTCCGACGTACCGGATGCTCACCTGGCCGGTGGAGGAGCTCCGCGTGCGTGCCGAGCGCCTGCTCGGTCTGCTGGTGATGAAGGGAATCAAGGCCCGGGTGGCGCCCATCTCGGGGCAGGTAGGCGGGGGAGCGATGCCCCTGGCCAGGTTGCCGTCCTATGCATGCATCCTCACCGTTGGGGAGCCAGCCGCGTTCCTGGAATGTCTTCGGGGAGCGCGAGTTCCGGTGATTGGGCGGATCTCGGACGGCGAGGTGGTTATGGACGTCCGGTGTCTGGCGGAGGAGGACCTCGGGCCGGTCGCTGACGCCGTCGGTACGGCCTCACAGGGAAGGCATGCATGTTGA